In Virgibacillus sp. NKC19-16, a single genomic region encodes these proteins:
- a CDS encoding acylphosphatase: protein MKENQSISLPQLPSEIVVNARKTRLCSFAIALEGWRRGLKLKWYTRDSEHFQDMIIFGVNPPGRLYSLSSDERTHYFFRTRGDKVTNHAVEIGSEKDDTKEWMKKAGVPVPLGRGFGEEATDEEIIAYSKTIDFPLVLKPTNASLGNGVVTNINSDQEFHKAVNYVRHELGYREVVIEQHVQGEEYRVYVIEDQVVAAYNRVPANIIGDGTHNIEELIDLKNRERKKNARLNSCLIEIDKEILEFIQSAGYSFESIPKKGEQIFLRQKTNVSSGGDPIDVTDDMPEEYKTIAINALKAVPGLYHGGVDIIINNNRTQNAPAVVIELNPTAQIGGILYPLKGKARNIPGAIIDYYFPETKGMDTTDSKIYFDLTTVLEPLENRSALEVEVKAAPMGELYAKKYIVSGTVQRQSYHRWLKKQALDRNLHGYVKNMVFDEIEIIVAGTDKAAVNDFKEVIRQYPQSSNVSNIEEEVWTDPVTVGFEIQERYDTSSLKSVQSTLKRMEKDLKVMTKQKNRKEKDNRQIVESTSWKYTEPLRKFGALVKNRK from the coding sequence ATGAAGGAAAATCAGTCAATTAGCTTGCCTCAACTTCCAAGTGAAATAGTTGTAAATGCAAGGAAAACAAGATTATGTTCATTTGCTATAGCGCTCGAAGGCTGGCGCAGAGGGTTGAAGTTAAAATGGTATACAAGGGATTCTGAGCATTTTCAGGATATGATTATTTTCGGAGTCAATCCACCCGGCAGGCTATATTCACTTAGTTCTGATGAACGAACGCATTATTTTTTCAGAACCAGAGGAGATAAAGTAACCAATCATGCTGTTGAAATCGGCTCCGAAAAAGATGATACGAAGGAATGGATGAAAAAAGCAGGGGTACCTGTCCCTCTAGGCAGGGGATTCGGAGAAGAAGCAACAGATGAAGAAATTATTGCGTACAGTAAAACAATTGATTTTCCGCTTGTATTAAAGCCAACAAATGCAAGTCTCGGTAATGGCGTTGTTACCAATATTAATAGTGATCAGGAATTTCATAAGGCAGTTAACTATGTAAGACATGAGCTGGGATATAGAGAAGTAGTGATAGAACAGCATGTACAAGGGGAGGAATACCGTGTATATGTTATTGAGGACCAAGTGGTTGCAGCTTATAACAGAGTGCCTGCAAATATAATTGGCGATGGCACACACAACATTGAAGAATTAATCGACTTAAAAAATCGTGAACGAAAGAAAAATGCAAGATTGAATAGCTGTCTAATTGAAATTGATAAAGAAATTCTTGAATTCATCCAATCAGCTGGTTACTCCTTTGAAAGTATCCCTAAAAAGGGTGAACAAATATTTCTGAGACAAAAAACAAATGTATCTTCGGGTGGCGATCCCATTGACGTTACAGACGATATGCCTGAAGAATATAAAACCATTGCCATTAATGCATTGAAAGCTGTCCCAGGCTTGTACCATGGTGGTGTTGACATTATAATTAATAACAATAGAACACAAAATGCACCAGCAGTAGTTATTGAATTAAATCCAACCGCACAAATTGGAGGCATATTATATCCATTAAAAGGGAAAGCACGTAATATCCCTGGCGCTATCATTGATTATTATTTTCCGGAAACCAAGGGGATGGATACGACAGATTCGAAAATCTATTTTGACTTAACAACTGTTTTAGAACCACTTGAAAATCGCTCCGCACTTGAAGTTGAAGTAAAGGCAGCCCCGATGGGTGAATTATATGCAAAGAAATATATTGTATCCGGCACCGTTCAACGCCAAAGTTATCATCGTTGGTTAAAGAAACAGGCGCTCGACAGAAACTTGCATGGGTATGTTAAAAATATGGTTTTTGATGAAATTGAAATCATTGTGGCTGGAACAGATAAAGCCGCTGTTAATGATTTCAAAGAAGTAATTCGTCAATATCCACAGAGCTCCAACGTGTCTAATATTGAAGAAGAGGTTTGGACAGACCCAGTTACAGTTGGATTTGAAATTCAGGAAAGATATGATACCTCAAGTCTAAAATCTGTACAATCAACATTGAAAAGAATGGAAAAAGACTTGAAAGTTATGACGAAACAGAAGAATAGAAAAGAAAAAGATAATCGGCAAATCGTAGAGAGTACCTCATGGAAGTATACAGAGCCACTAAGAAAATTTGGGGCTCTTGTGAAGAATCGGAAGTAA
- a CDS encoding acylphosphatase, which translates to MVENNTEWLPHLSSEIVSDAHGNLLDAYAVSLEGWRRGLKLRWHVKDSEKFSEMYTWFVDRPGQLFSLSSKDKTHYFFRTRGDKVSNEAVEIGKDKERTKQALGKAAVPVPEGKQFDGEETNETIIEYASAIGFPVVLKPTDGSFGRGVISNITSAGEFEHSLAYLRTELSESNVIVERYIPGNEYRIYVVGDQVVGAINRIPPNVVGDGINNIKTLIEQKNEERGLNPRLVSCPVSLNQESLDFIGRKDYTANTVPERGEQVFLSDKTNISLGGDPVDVLDELPLEVKDIAVNALRAVPGLDHGAVDLIMPPAHLNKEAGYVIELNPTSQIGGILYPMKGKPRDVPAAIIDYYFPETKDITFNKTKTYFDFHDVLDPLRSRDVDITTVTPSPSGEIYAKKYTVIGNVQELGYHRGLRKQAFERYLHGFVMNLENGDIDVVVAGTDPEMVDDFKNALWEDEERAQVVEVQESIYEEPIKVGFEVKADLKTQIEELKKYKQELEVTEYDLKKAEKENRKYHKSLSWKATMPIRMMGAIFKRFK; encoded by the coding sequence ATGGTAGAGAATAACACAGAATGGCTGCCGCATCTATCCAGTGAAATTGTTTCAGATGCTCATGGAAATTTGCTTGATGCTTATGCCGTTTCCCTTGAAGGTTGGAGAAGGGGTCTTAAACTTAGGTGGCATGTGAAGGATTCCGAAAAATTTAGTGAAATGTATACATGGTTTGTCGATCGACCCGGCCAGCTTTTTTCCCTTAGCTCAAAAGACAAAACACATTACTTCTTTAGAACAAGAGGAGATAAAGTAAGTAATGAAGCAGTGGAAATTGGTAAGGATAAGGAAAGAACGAAGCAGGCGCTCGGCAAGGCAGCTGTGCCTGTTCCGGAGGGGAAGCAGTTTGACGGGGAAGAAACGAATGAAACAATTATTGAATATGCCTCCGCTATAGGATTTCCTGTTGTATTAAAACCAACAGACGGCAGCTTCGGAAGAGGGGTAATTTCCAATATTACAAGTGCCGGAGAATTCGAGCATTCCCTTGCATATCTAAGAACAGAACTTAGTGAATCTAATGTTATTGTGGAAAGATATATTCCCGGGAATGAATATCGCATCTATGTTGTCGGTGATCAAGTTGTAGGTGCTATAAATCGTATTCCTCCTAATGTGGTTGGCGATGGTATAAATAATATTAAGACATTAATTGAGCAAAAGAATGAAGAAAGAGGTCTTAACCCTCGTCTTGTCAGCTGTCCAGTCAGTTTAAATCAGGAAAGTCTCGATTTTATTGGACGAAAAGACTACACAGCAAATACGGTTCCAGAAAGAGGAGAACAGGTGTTTCTCAGTGATAAAACGAATATTTCCTTAGGTGGCGATCCTGTCGATGTCTTAGATGAACTGCCATTAGAAGTAAAAGATATCGCAGTAAACGCATTAAGAGCAGTTCCCGGTTTGGATCACGGAGCAGTAGATTTGATTATGCCACCAGCGCATCTTAACAAAGAAGCTGGATACGTCATTGAATTAAACCCGACATCACAAATTGGCGGTATTCTATATCCAATGAAAGGGAAGCCGCGTGATGTTCCAGCAGCAATTATTGATTATTATTTTCCGGAAACAAAAGACATTACATTTAATAAAACAAAAACATATTTTGACTTTCATGATGTCTTAGATCCATTACGCTCCAGAGATGTGGATATAACAACGGTAACCCCATCACCTTCTGGAGAGATATATGCAAAAAAATATACCGTAATCGGAAATGTCCAAGAATTAGGTTATCATCGTGGATTGCGTAAACAAGCATTTGAGAGATATTTACATGGCTTTGTCATGAATCTTGAAAATGGTGATATTGATGTAGTTGTAGCCGGGACGGACCCGGAAATGGTCGACGACTTTAAAAATGCCCTGTGGGAAGATGAAGAAAGAGCACAGGTCGTTGAGGTGCAAGAAAGCATTTATGAAGAACCTATAAAAGTCGGATTTGAGGTAAAAGCAGACCTAAAAACGCAAATTGAAGAGCTGAAGAAATACAAACAGGAATTGGAAGTTACAGAATATGATCTTAAAAAGGCAGAGAAAGAGAACAGGAAGTATCATAAAAGCTTATCCTGGAAGGCCACAATGCCTATTCGAATGATGGGAGCTATTTTTAAACGGTTTAAATAA
- a CDS encoding ATP-grasp fold amidoligase family protein, which yields MTTNNEKNTQENRQQEQHPHGDKEQELIKLLIEKQAQVTKAEKERKTNEKKIKNIENSSTWKYSKPWRKFSKTAKTESYIKELETNLQETQKELYKTRERLNEAMLDDRKLNSNQVHELIKDTKDEAKLMDFIDEAIQSKKQHQTNYTHALRYAARLFMKEKTDYRNLVYSNILSGLNIEEIPEFMIRAGLDDERIPLRQAASFRASLNMRIRQKQLTGSLPEWVLDEKQDAYTFMDRLGVRKPWTSEAKYKHTDIPKEEGIVIKPADGAGSRGVYLVYSFHDIIDIKRSKAIDSWDGLIETMKEDLTSGWVTDDEWFMEELIFEDKQRKVPASDIKFYCFYGKVGLILEITRVPEMKYCWWTTTGEHVRTGKYDEDLFKGRGVSTDEIELASSISAKIPAPFIRIDFLRSTNGLVFGEFTPKPGNYDDFDELTDQWMGDYFIEAEGRLANDLLNGKAFNEYKALRESLDK from the coding sequence ATGACGACAAATAACGAAAAAAACACGCAGGAAAATAGGCAACAGGAACAGCATCCACACGGCGACAAAGAGCAGGAATTAATCAAATTACTCATCGAAAAGCAAGCCCAGGTAACGAAGGCAGAAAAAGAAAGAAAAACGAATGAAAAGAAAATCAAAAACATTGAAAACAGCAGTACATGGAAATATTCCAAGCCATGGCGAAAATTTTCAAAGACTGCAAAAACCGAAAGCTATATAAAAGAACTGGAAACAAACCTGCAGGAAACACAAAAAGAATTGTATAAAACGAGAGAACGATTAAACGAGGCCATGCTTGATGACCGCAAACTAAACAGCAATCAAGTACACGAGCTTATAAAAGATACAAAAGACGAAGCGAAGTTAATGGACTTTATAGATGAAGCGATTCAATCTAAGAAACAACACCAAACCAATTATACCCATGCATTACGTTACGCAGCCAGACTATTTATGAAGGAAAAAACAGACTATCGAAATCTGGTCTATTCAAACATCCTTTCAGGGTTAAACATCGAAGAAATCCCTGAATTCATGATACGTGCAGGGTTAGATGATGAAAGGATCCCGCTAAGACAGGCAGCATCTTTTAGGGCAAGCTTAAATATGCGGATAAGACAAAAGCAACTAACGGGATCTCTGCCGGAATGGGTATTGGATGAAAAGCAAGACGCCTATACATTCATGGACAGGCTTGGTGTAAGAAAACCGTGGACGTCAGAGGCGAAATACAAACACACGGACATTCCGAAAGAAGAAGGTATTGTCATAAAACCAGCGGATGGCGCTGGTTCTCGTGGCGTGTATCTTGTCTATTCATTCCATGATATAATAGATATAAAGCGATCGAAAGCCATTGACAGCTGGGATGGTCTTATTGAAACGATGAAGGAAGACCTCACCTCAGGCTGGGTCACGGATGACGAATGGTTTATGGAAGAGCTTATTTTTGAAGATAAACAAAGAAAAGTTCCTGCAAGTGATATAAAATTCTACTGTTTCTATGGAAAAGTCGGACTCATACTAGAGATCACCCGCGTTCCGGAAATGAAATATTGCTGGTGGACCACTACGGGTGAGCATGTTCGAACAGGCAAGTATGACGAGGATCTATTTAAAGGCAGGGGCGTCTCAACAGACGAGATCGAGCTCGCTTCATCCATTAGTGCAAAAATACCAGCCCCATTTATACGAATTGATTTTCTCAGATCCACGAATGGTTTGGTATTTGGCGAATTCACACCAAAGCCGGGAAACTACGATGACTTTGATGAACTTACCGATCAGTGGATGGGAGATTATTTCATAGAGGCAGAGGGGCGCCTTGCGAATGATTTATTGAATGGCAAAGCGTTTAATGAATATAAAGCGTTAAGAGAAAGTCTTGATAAATAA
- a CDS encoding glycosyltransferase family 2 protein, with amino-acid sequence MKTGRIELVAMNNQDGKNRIADLKVQLTKLDNELQEKEAQNEASKQKLKAMQRAFHAVKQSRLWHLPKKSKGIIRETAAYMLGRRNRKQLYSRSYKQNKAANQLKKYKYHLYDLGFRERALADLENLYNETENRYLKQAIAWELTLWHVNKYTKDGARQALEYIPEAIIGENNQDYLRKVAIIKAECLDRLHVIKAGKRIIQAALALQEHPDLYLAAANLEETLNERVKWINKALDVYDIQPITFDAGEEAATYEDLTTKPTDKTIEEGPIVSVIIPAYNAEKGIGTAIESMLSQTWQQLELLIVDDHSTDNTVDVIKAYMKKDSRVKLVTTPVNSGPYVARNIALKEAAGEFVTINDADDWSHAEKIETQVKHLIDNRQAIANTSEQARLTGEIKVHRRGTPGNYIFSNMSSLMFRSIPVIEELGYWDSVRFAADSEFKRRMVAVFGKKSVVDLKTGPLSFPKQAAGSLTGSSAFGYNGFLMGVRKEYAEVHRDYHQKADTLYYPYPQEERPFPVPEPMWPNREDKPSGSRHFDVVIVSDFRFADETHRSTMEEMKTQTKMGLRTGLIQMARYDFSMPKVINQQLREAMDANNVPLLVYGENITCDVLIVKHPQILQEKQMYIPDVEPNMVRVVIDQPPNNIRRCAHHLDDYFGMRGKWYPLNQQIREALTKNHARDLKSITLASDNWANVETDREAYAMQLEDWFVDDNPYLQSEAKGGLP; translated from the coding sequence ATGAAGACTGGCAGAATAGAGCTGGTAGCAATGAATAATCAGGATGGAAAAAATAGAATCGCCGACTTGAAGGTTCAACTAACTAAATTAGACAACGAACTACAAGAAAAAGAAGCACAAAATGAAGCGTCCAAGCAAAAGTTAAAAGCCATGCAACGAGCGTTTCATGCAGTCAAACAAAGCAGACTATGGCACCTCCCAAAAAAATCTAAAGGCATCATAAGAGAGACTGCTGCTTATATGCTAGGCAGACGAAATAGGAAGCAACTCTATAGCAGGTCTTACAAACAAAATAAAGCAGCGAATCAATTAAAAAAATACAAATACCATTTATATGATCTAGGTTTTAGGGAGAGAGCTTTAGCTGATTTGGAAAATTTATATAACGAAACAGAAAATCGCTATTTAAAGCAAGCAATTGCCTGGGAACTCACCTTATGGCACGTGAATAAATACACCAAGGATGGTGCACGTCAGGCTCTCGAATATATTCCTGAAGCAATCATCGGCGAAAACAACCAAGATTATTTAAGGAAAGTAGCCATCATAAAAGCAGAATGCCTTGATCGATTACATGTAATAAAGGCTGGCAAACGCATTATACAAGCAGCTCTAGCACTGCAAGAACATCCGGATTTATATTTGGCAGCAGCTAATCTGGAGGAGACTTTGAATGAGCGTGTGAAATGGATCAATAAAGCCTTGGACGTATATGACATTCAACCGATTACTTTTGATGCAGGCGAAGAAGCAGCAACTTATGAAGATCTCACAACAAAGCCTACGGACAAAACAATCGAAGAAGGACCGATAGTATCTGTCATTATACCTGCATACAACGCGGAAAAAGGAATAGGTACAGCCATTGAATCCATGTTGTCACAAACATGGCAGCAGCTAGAGTTACTTATTGTTGATGACCACAGCACGGATAACACAGTAGATGTAATAAAAGCATACATGAAAAAAGATTCCAGAGTAAAACTAGTCACAACACCGGTTAACAGCGGGCCATATGTTGCTCGTAATATCGCGCTAAAAGAAGCGGCCGGTGAATTTGTAACGATCAATGATGCAGACGATTGGTCTCATGCAGAAAAAATCGAAACACAGGTCAAGCATTTAATAGATAACAGACAAGCCATTGCAAACACGTCAGAACAGGCAAGATTAACGGGTGAAATTAAAGTCCATCGCAGAGGAACACCGGGGAATTATATTTTTTCCAATATGTCTTCCCTTATGTTCCGGAGCATCCCTGTAATAGAAGAACTTGGGTACTGGGACAGTGTTCGATTTGCTGCAGATAGTGAATTCAAGCGTCGTATGGTAGCCGTTTTCGGCAAGAAAAGTGTGGTCGACCTTAAAACCGGACCATTATCATTCCCGAAACAGGCTGCGGGTTCCCTTACAGGTAGTTCAGCGTTTGGCTACAATGGATTTTTAATGGGCGTACGCAAAGAATATGCGGAAGTTCATAGGGACTATCATCAAAAGGCAGATACATTATATTATCCCTATCCGCAAGAGGAGCGGCCTTTTCCGGTACCTGAGCCGATGTGGCCGAACCGGGAAGATAAGCCATCCGGAAGTCGCCACTTTGATGTTGTGATTGTTTCTGATTTCAGATTCGCAGACGAAACGCATCGATCTACCATGGAAGAAATGAAAACACAAACAAAGATGGGCCTTCGTACAGGTCTTATCCAAATGGCAAGGTATGACTTTTCAATGCCAAAAGTGATAAATCAGCAATTACGAGAAGCGATGGATGCAAATAACGTCCCCCTACTAGTTTATGGCGAAAATATTACCTGTGATGTTCTCATTGTTAAACATCCGCAAATCTTGCAGGAAAAGCAAATGTATATTCCGGATGTAGAGCCGAATATGGTTCGGGTGGTCATCGATCAACCTCCAAATAATATAAGGCGGTGTGCACATCACCTCGATGATTATTTTGGAATGAGAGGAAAATGGTATCCGTTAAACCAACAGATACGTGAGGCGCTTACGAAAAATCATGCAAGGGATTTAAAATCCATTACATTAGCAAGTGACAATTGGGCAAATGTAGAAACGGATAGGGAAGCATACGCCATGCAGCTCGAAGATTGGTTCGTGGATGATAACCCATACTTACAAAGTGAAGCAAAAGGAGGCTTGCCATGA
- a CDS encoding glycosyltransferase family 2 protein, giving the protein MLRLIKKMITGSMDWFLYTFLSEKQKASLSNLFTDKQKEKIKRFTKDGKKQAQRRKLKTVKHHLYNLGFTDRGFTELEKLYSTSRDPYMKRLAAWELTLWHANKYTKDGARQALVYIGAAIDGEKDQNQLRKAAILKAECHEMLDEIEAGKRVITEALANQQHPDLYMAAANLEGSIDERVNWINQALGVYNLQPILFSTNAETVTYDDLKTEPLDRKIEEGPKVSVILPAFNAETGVRIAIESILNQTWQNIELLAVDDCSPDNTAEVIKEYSRKDPRVKFLSTPTNSGPYVARNIALKEATGEYVTVNDADDWSHAEKIEKQVTHLIENKETIANTSEHARLTEDLKLYRRGTPGIYIFPNMSSLMFRREPVVRELGSWDSVRFAADGEFKRRLIKVFGKNNYVDLKSGPLSLPRQSVASLTGSSAFGYNGFFKGVRKEYVESLEFHHARTDTFYYPYPGEARPFPVPEPMWPKREDKPSGKRQFDVVIASDFRIAGEMVMEEIKRRKNAGVRLGLIQMYQYDLDIEKDIDKDVRSLLDGDQIQMLVYGEKITTDDMLIINPVVLEDWQNYIPQVDAETIHVIVNQLPTQGEKRFYNMEHCLSQMEAYFDKPGTWYPLHANIRESLITDHKDELTAIHLADEDWQNRAGSNE; this is encoded by the coding sequence TTGTTGCGTCTCATAAAGAAAATGATTACAGGATCAATGGATTGGTTCTTATATACCTTTCTGTCTGAAAAACAGAAAGCATCTCTTTCCAATTTATTCACAGACAAACAGAAGGAAAAAATAAAACGTTTCACGAAAGATGGCAAAAAACAAGCCCAACGGCGAAAACTAAAAACAGTAAAACACCACCTTTATAATCTCGGATTCACCGACAGAGGATTCACGGAGCTTGAGAAGCTTTATTCCACAAGTCGAGATCCATATATGAAGCGGCTTGCGGCATGGGAGCTCACTTTGTGGCATGCCAATAAATACACCAAGGACGGGGCACGTCAAGCGCTTGTTTATATCGGTGCTGCAATTGATGGGGAAAAAGACCAAAACCAATTAAGAAAAGCAGCCATCTTAAAAGCAGAATGCCATGAAATGCTAGATGAAATTGAAGCAGGGAAACGTGTGATCACAGAAGCTCTCGCAAATCAACAGCATCCAGACTTGTACATGGCAGCAGCTAACTTGGAAGGTAGTATAGATGAGCGTGTAAACTGGATCAACCAAGCATTAGGCGTCTATAACCTTCAACCAATTCTATTTTCAACAAACGCGGAAACGGTAACCTATGACGATTTAAAAACAGAGCCGCTGGATAGGAAAATAGAGGAAGGGCCAAAAGTATCTGTTATATTGCCAGCTTTTAATGCCGAAACAGGCGTCCGTATTGCCATCGAATCTATTTTAAATCAAACATGGCAGAATATCGAGTTGCTTGCAGTTGATGACTGCAGCCCTGATAACACAGCAGAAGTGATTAAAGAATACAGTCGCAAAGATCCCAGGGTCAAATTTTTATCCACCCCAACGAACAGCGGACCATATGTAGCGCGAAATATCGCATTAAAAGAAGCGACCGGAGAATATGTAACAGTTAATGACGCGGATGATTGGTCCCATGCAGAAAAAATTGAAAAACAAGTCACCCATTTAATCGAAAACAAAGAGACAATAGCAAACACCTCCGAACACGCACGCTTAACCGAAGACTTGAAATTATACCGCAGAGGAACACCGGGGATCTATATTTTCCCGAATATGTCCTCTTTAATGTTCCGGCGTGAACCTGTTGTGCGTGAGCTTGGATCCTGGGACAGTGTTCGTTTTGCTGCAGATGGCGAATTTAAGCGCCGTCTAATCAAGGTTTTTGGAAAAAATAATTATGTTGACTTAAAATCCGGACCATTATCCCTGCCAAGGCAATCCGTCGCATCCTTAACCGGCAGTTCGGCATTTGGCTATAATGGATTTTTCAAGGGCGTACGTAAGGAATATGTAGAAAGCCTTGAATTTCATCATGCGCGTACGGATACATTTTACTACCCATACCCCGGGGAGGCGCGGCCGTTTCCTGTGCCTGAACCAATGTGGCCAAAGAGAGAGGATAAGCCTTCAGGCAAACGCCAATTTGACGTTGTTATTGCTTCTGATTTTCGAATCGCAGGAGAAATGGTAATGGAAGAAATAAAAAGACGAAAAAATGCTGGCGTTCGTCTCGGCTTAATCCAAATGTACCAGTATGATTTAGACATCGAAAAGGATATTGACAAAGATGTGCGCAGTTTACTTGATGGTGATCAAATCCAAATGCTTGTCTATGGAGAGAAGATTACAACAGACGATATGCTTATTATAAATCCGGTTGTTCTGGAGGATTGGCAAAACTATATCCCTCAAGTGGATGCAGAGACTATTCATGTGATCGTAAATCAACTGCCAACACAAGGGGAGAAGAGATTTTACAACATGGAACATTGCCTCAGCCAGATGGAGGCATATTTTGACAAACCTGGAACCTGGTATCCATTACATGCAAACATCCGGGAATCGTTAATTACAGATCATAAAGATGAACTCACGGCTATCCATTTGGCGGATGAAGACTGGCAGAATAGAGCTGGTAGCAATGAATAA
- a CDS encoding ABC transporter ATP-binding protein, translated as MSNQEEQTKNKPTNTDTDVIKAKNIGVSFGAKKDDYKSLVFDLFKKKGKKDKEEKVWPLKDINFTGHQGEILGIIGSNGAGKTTLSKIIAGILREDQGEMKVDGNVTALFSLGMGFNKELTGRDNVYLNGMMLGIDRELINRYIDKIHEFSDLGAFIDQPMKYYSSGMKARLGFSVAAHLQPEILILDEALNTGDAKFSRKASEKMKELVSQAKMVIIVTHSLRYAQRNCDRLIWLDGGVVREVGDPKEVIEHYKATVPPLPPRKQRNLQLEKTEAVETGNTVVKAENVGISYKLNTGTFWALKDVNFEVKEGEVLGIIGHNGAGKSTLCKVLTRILAPDEGQIELNGETSALLGYGTGFNAQLTGHDNIYLNALLLGIPKKRIEENYDEIVEFSGLAKSMDKPVKDYSSGMKSRLGFSIAAILKPDIFIIDEALSTGDMAFKQKASERIQDMMERAKAVIIVTHSMSFVEQICTRAIWMEQGQVRYDGSAQEAVDKYREAQGVAKKGKAKK; from the coding sequence GTGTCGAATCAAGAAGAACAAACAAAGAACAAGCCTACCAATACTGATACCGATGTGATCAAAGCGAAAAACATCGGGGTGTCCTTTGGGGCCAAGAAAGACGACTATAAATCACTTGTTTTCGATTTGTTTAAGAAAAAAGGAAAAAAAGATAAAGAAGAAAAGGTATGGCCGCTGAAAGATATTAATTTTACAGGGCATCAGGGTGAAATTCTCGGGATCATCGGCTCGAATGGGGCCGGGAAGACAACCCTTAGTAAGATCATCGCAGGCATTCTTCGTGAAGATCAAGGGGAAATGAAGGTAGACGGGAATGTAACTGCCTTATTTTCCTTAGGAATGGGCTTCAATAAGGAGCTAACAGGTCGTGATAATGTCTATTTAAATGGAATGATGCTCGGTATTGATAGAGAGTTGATTAACCGTTACATTGACAAAATCCATGAATTTTCCGATCTGGGCGCATTTATCGATCAGCCGATGAAGTATTATTCCAGTGGGATGAAAGCAAGACTGGGCTTCAGTGTTGCTGCCCACCTGCAACCGGAAATCTTGATTCTGGATGAAGCATTAAATACGGGGGATGCGAAATTCAGCAGGAAAGCATCCGAAAAAATGAAGGAACTTGTAAGCCAAGCGAAGATGGTTATTATCGTAACCCATAGTCTCAGGTACGCCCAGCGGAATTGTGATAGATTAATTTGGCTGGACGGTGGTGTTGTCCGAGAAGTTGGTGATCCGAAAGAGGTCATTGAGCATTATAAAGCAACGGTGCCTCCACTTCCGCCAAGAAAACAGCGTAATCTGCAATTGGAAAAAACAGAGGCAGTCGAAACGGGTAACACCGTCGTTAAAGCAGAAAATGTCGGGATTTCCTATAAATTAAATACCGGCACATTTTGGGCGCTGAAAGATGTTAATTTCGAGGTGAAAGAAGGCGAGGTGCTGGGGATAATCGGTCATAATGGTGCAGGTAAGAGTACATTATGCAAGGTGCTAACAAGAATCCTTGCACCTGACGAAGGACAAATCGAACTTAATGGAGAAACATCTGCATTGCTTGGCTATGGGACTGGGTTTAATGCACAGTTGACCGGGCATGACAATATTTATTTAAATGCACTGCTCTTAGGGATCCCCAAAAAGCGAATCGAAGAAAATTATGATGAAATCGTGGAATTTTCCGGATTGGCAAAATCAATGGATAAACCGGTGAAAGACTATTCCAGTGGGATGAAATCAAGGCTTGGTTTCAGTATTGCTGCCATTTTAAAACCGGATATATTTATCATTGATGAAGCATTATCCACCGGAGATATGGCCTTTAAGCAAAAAGCCAGTGAACGTATTCAGGATATGATGGAGCGCGCTAAAGCTGTCATTATCGTCACACACAGCATGAGCTTTGTCGAGCAGATATGCACGCGCGCCATTTGGATGGAACAAGGACAAGTTCGCTATGATGGAAGCGCCCAGGAAGCTGTTGATAAATACAGAGAGGCGCAGGGTGTTGCGAAAAAAGGGAAAGCTAAAAAATGA